GTTCTCCACTATGCAAACTGAAATCAACCGCATCCAGCACAACGCCCCGACGCGGGTAGCGATAGCTGAGACCACGGACTTCAAGTAATGCGGTCTTATTCATGTTTGTCATAGTTCTATCTCAAGTTTGTAACAACAGACATCCAACCTGAACATCTGCCTTAATAAAAATTCAGTCCAACAAGAATGGCTAAACAGAAGCCAGTCAGGGCAATAAAGTAATAGTCATGACGAACCATTGCCATGTTATCCAGCAAATACAATTTACCCTGATACCCACGACACTTCATTGCCGCCATAATTCGCTCAGAACGCTCAAGCGAATGCACCAGTAACATACCTACCAGATATCCCATGGAACGCCAGGTATGCATATTACTGCGCAACACAAATGCACGAGCCTGCATCGCCCGGCGCATACGTTTGTATTCCTGACCGATAACGTCCAGATAACGCACGGTAAACATCAGCAAGTGGACCAGCTTTTCCGGCACTTTTAAGCGTGCCATTGCGTGCCCGAGAGTTGTAGCTCCCATCGTGCCAACTAAACCTAGCAACGC
The DNA window shown above is from Aliamphritea ceti and carries:
- the cbiQ gene encoding cobalt ECF transporter T component CbiQ; amino-acid sequence: MPQNLEHSGTSWKGQQLKHHSSVIDILDPRARVAAAVLFAFAVVLSHNFAVLIFGLALALVVAALAKLNFKRTLRRVIAMDMFMIFLVIMLPFTTPGKEMFSLFGFSASVEGLLHACKIALKANAVVLALLGLVGTMGATTLGHAMARLKVPEKLVHLLMFTVRYLDVIGQEYKRMRRAMQARAFVLRSNMHTWRSMGYLVGMLLVHSLERSERIMAAMKCRGYQGKLYLLDNMAMVRHDYYFIALTGFCLAILVGLNFY